The following proteins come from a genomic window of Megalobrama amblycephala isolate DHTTF-2021 linkage group LG1, ASM1881202v1, whole genome shotgun sequence:
- the LOC125247079 gene encoding uncharacterized protein LOC125247079 isoform X2 yields the protein MADQCDLCLLGLIILSSLLTGTSGVNETHVFISSGENVRLSCNNALSDCKSTTWTYSNRSTHSTVELIKGGIKNKDTERLSLGSDCSLNIKNITEEDYGSYICQQWTGPEGQQQKQGNDTHVYLHVLHVSVSPSSSSSSPSSSSSQTEISPGRSVTLSCQLYSYTGSPCDYLVHSEGLQLLWVNQAGVDLKTDSRYQILFSSDHCIITLTTTLLNEDDNREWRCQLTLRNQLQTSVRYTVKYSVVPSTTASTLTPTSLVIVIVVASFAVLLPALILWMIRRKRDDNRRGTDDSEDHQTRPVYPTGQNTLLQQEQTDDHVTYSEVTAYSKNQEQKKKVRCDDKVTYASIRGAKAGSQENCSELYASVNKNHHKSVK from the exons atggcTGATCAGTGTGATCTGTGTCTGCTGGGACTGATCATTCTCTCTTCACTTCTCACAG GTACCAGTGGAGTGAATGAGACTCATGTGTTCATCAGTTCTGGTGAAAATGTCCGTCTGTCCTGTAATAATGCTCTTTCCGACTGCAAATCAACTACATGGACCTACAGTAACAGATCCACACATTCAACAGTTGAACTGATTAAAGGAGGGATAAAGAATAAAGACACAGAGAGACTGAGTCTGGGGTCTGACTGCTCTCTGAACATCAAGAACATCACAGAAGAAGATTATGGATCTTACATCTGCCAACAATGGACAGGTCCAGAaggacaacaacaaaaacaaggaAATGATACACATGTTTATCTGCATGTTCTTCATG TTTCAGTgtctccatcatcatcatcatcatcaccatcatcatcatcctcacagACTGAGATCAGTCCAGGTCGctctgtgactctctcctgtcaGTTGTATTCATATACTGGATCCCCCTGTGATTATTTGGTCCATTCTGAGGGTCTTCAGCTGTTGTGGGTGAATCAGGCTGGTGTTGATCTGAAGACAGACTCCAGATATCAGATATTATTCTCATCAGATCACTGTATCATCACTCTGACtacaacactcctgaatgaagaTGACAACAGAGAGTGGAGATGTCAGCTTACTCTCAGAAATCAACTCCAGACCTCAGTCAGATACACTGTCAAGTATTCAG ttgtacCATCAACTACAGCATCAACACTGACTCCAACTTCTCTAG TGATTGTGATTGTTGTCGCTTCATTCGCTGTTCTCCTTCCTGCTCTTATTCTCTGGATGATTCGCAGAAAAAGAGACG ATAACAGAAGAGGAACTGATGACTCTGAG GATCATCAAACACGACCTGTCTATCCAACAGGACAGAACACTCTTCTTCAACAG GAGCAGACGGATGATCATGTGACTTATTCTGAGGTCACTGCGTACAGTAAAAACCAAGAGCAAAAGAAGAAG GTTCGCTGTGATGATAAAGTGACTTATGCTTCCATCAGAGGAGCAAAAGCTGGATCTCAggaaaactgcagtgaactttaTGCCTCTGTGAACAAGAACCATCACAAATCAGTcaaataa
- the LOC125247079 gene encoding uncharacterized protein LOC125247079 isoform X3 produces the protein MADQCDLCLLGLIILSSLLTGTSGVNETHVFISSGENVRLSCNNALSDCKSTTWTYSNRSTHSTVELIKGGIKNKDTERLSLGSDCSLNIKNITEEDYGSYICQQWTGPEGQQQKQGNDTHVYLHVLHVSVSPSSSSSSPSSSSSQTEISPGRSVTLSCQLYSYTGSPCDYLVHSEGLQLLWVNQAGVDLKTDSRYQILFSSDHCIITLTTTLLNEDDNREWRCQLTLRNQLQTSVRYTVKYSVIVIVVASFAVLLPALILWMIRRKRDDNRRGTDDSEDHQTRPVYPTGQNTLLQQEQTDDHVTYSEVTAYSKNQEQKKKVRCDDKVTYASIRGAKAGSQENCSELYASVNKNHHKSVK, from the exons atggcTGATCAGTGTGATCTGTGTCTGCTGGGACTGATCATTCTCTCTTCACTTCTCACAG GTACCAGTGGAGTGAATGAGACTCATGTGTTCATCAGTTCTGGTGAAAATGTCCGTCTGTCCTGTAATAATGCTCTTTCCGACTGCAAATCAACTACATGGACCTACAGTAACAGATCCACACATTCAACAGTTGAACTGATTAAAGGAGGGATAAAGAATAAAGACACAGAGAGACTGAGTCTGGGGTCTGACTGCTCTCTGAACATCAAGAACATCACAGAAGAAGATTATGGATCTTACATCTGCCAACAATGGACAGGTCCAGAaggacaacaacaaaaacaaggaAATGATACACATGTTTATCTGCATGTTCTTCATG TTTCAGTgtctccatcatcatcatcatcatcaccatcatcatcatcctcacagACTGAGATCAGTCCAGGTCGctctgtgactctctcctgtcaGTTGTATTCATATACTGGATCCCCCTGTGATTATTTGGTCCATTCTGAGGGTCTTCAGCTGTTGTGGGTGAATCAGGCTGGTGTTGATCTGAAGACAGACTCCAGATATCAGATATTATTCTCATCAGATCACTGTATCATCACTCTGACtacaacactcctgaatgaagaTGACAACAGAGAGTGGAGATGTCAGCTTACTCTCAGAAATCAACTCCAGACCTCAGTCAGATACACTGTCAAGTATTCAG TGATTGTGATTGTTGTCGCTTCATTCGCTGTTCTCCTTCCTGCTCTTATTCTCTGGATGATTCGCAGAAAAAGAGACG ATAACAGAAGAGGAACTGATGACTCTGAG GATCATCAAACACGACCTGTCTATCCAACAGGACAGAACACTCTTCTTCAACAG GAGCAGACGGATGATCATGTGACTTATTCTGAGGTCACTGCGTACAGTAAAAACCAAGAGCAAAAGAAGAAG GTTCGCTGTGATGATAAAGTGACTTATGCTTCCATCAGAGGAGCAAAAGCTGGATCTCAggaaaactgcagtgaactttaTGCCTCTGTGAACAAGAACCATCACAAATCAGTcaaataa